One Neoarius graeffei isolate fNeoGra1 chromosome 9, fNeoGra1.pri, whole genome shotgun sequence genomic window, CTTACAGGGTTTCATATCTGTTTTATTCATCGAAATCATAGTcatctaaagttctgaataaaatgtgataTAAGGAACGTAATTAGAATGACAAGAAATGGGAGATGAATTTGACCAGGTGATATCCTGAGCTCGACTAGCGTTAAATATTTCTTCCGGATAACATTACCACAACACTGACATTTAACTAACCTTAAAAGGTTTTGTGTTATCACCAGTAtacaagacctcataaatagctttCACTACAGTCAGGTCCATCATCTTAAATGTTAACAGTAACAGGGACAGTAGTTTGTTCCAGGCATGCAGAAACCAAAAGCTATGTTAATTATTCACGACTTAATTACTACACTATCGACCTCAGAAGTAACATTTTGTCTGTATCAAGAAGTGAAATCTGATTTGTGAGTCTGTAATAAAAGACAAGGCATCACAGCTAATCATGAATGAAGCACTGAATCCCAGTTTAGGGATTTCTGTCTTCCATCTTCCCAAAAACAGAACCCATGCCAAACAAACACTGCCACATGCCATTCCAGCAAACAGCCTGTCGCCCACGGGCTTCCTGATCAAGTGTGAATATCTGGCAACCCGCCACACGGAAGGTGTGAGGTGTGTATGATTGTAGCACAAAACTTGGAGCCATGATCTAATATAACCAACACCAAAATGGATGATCTTTCACATGGCAGATGGACCCTTAGATTTATGTCATACACCGCTAAAAAGTGTTTTCTAAAAAGCAACTTGGTTTTTGTAGAGTTTTCCTGAATCACAGCTGAATGTACAGTACTCACATAGTCCTGGATATAagtatgatttttttccccccattttataTTTGATATAAAACTGAATGGAACAGGAAACTTCATTTTGAAGATTGTTGGTACTGTGACAGTCACTGAACACCCATTTAGTATAGAATTCTAGGCTTCAAACTTATAGACTTTCAAGTACCTGGGTCTAAGCCATCGTTCACCACCACTAACTCCGTCATGCTATCTCAGACACTTACTGGCATCTATCTACTCCACCTAACTACTGGAAACCCTATGACAGCTGAGTGAACATGGTGGGCGGAGGAGAGGGGTGATGTATGAGAGGGAGGGGGTAAAATGTGACCACGGCTACATATAGCAGCTTCCCTGGCCCCTGATCTTCATTCTATCCAAGTCTGTCTATCCAGTTGCTTTCTTTCCAGCATACACCCCACCCCATAACTTCACAACCATGAGCAAGACCTACTCTTCATCTGCTGAGACAGCCTCTTCCTACCGTCGAACCTTCGGCTCAGGCCTGGGCTCAACCATGTCCAGCTCTCTGTTTGGCCATGGCTCTTCTGGCTCATCCCGTGTTTCTTCCAGAGTCTACGAGGTAACCAAGAGCGCCTCTTCCTCCCCTCTTTACTCAAGCCTCCGTTCCGGAGCATCCTCCTTCGGCTATGGTGGTGGAGCTGTGACACGCTCCTATGCAGGTGTGGGTGAGAAGTTGGACTTCAGCCTGGCTGATGCTATGAACCAGGATTTCCTGCACACCCGCACCAACGAGAAGGCCGAACTACAGCATCTGAACGACCGCTTTGCCAGTTACATTGAGAAGGTGCGCTTCCTCGAGCAGCAGAACCAGGCTTTGGCTGTAGAGGTCGAGCGCCTGAGGGGTCGTGAACCCACACGCATTGCTGAGATATACGAAGAGGAGATGAAGGACCTGCGCAGGCAGGTGGACGCTCTGACCAACCAAAGAGCTCGCGTAGAGGTGGAGCGCGACAACCTGGTTGACGATCTACAGAAACTCAAACTCAGGTGAGAGAAATTTCAAAAGCTGATAGTTTGATGAGTCGCAAAAGATACACAGTTTTCTATTTTCTGTGGGGTCAGTGACAACGCTGCTTTAAACCAGTCACTTGAATGAAATAGCTCATTTTCTAAACTCACAAAATATGTTGATTTAAATCTTTACAATTTTATGCCgtctaaattaaattaaaactttTAATAATAcatggccaggactccctggaagaagagataTTGTACATCAATGGGAccttcctggtaaaataaagggtaaatataataataataataataataataataataataataataataataatagaaaaaaagcattttgaaatattttacttggGAAGAGTTAAAAGGAGTTAAAAGTTTAAAATTTCAGgaataaaagtaaataaataatatgAATAAAACATTATAGTACTTTTTGAAACTATGTGAAATGTTTTGAatctgtgaaaaagttcaagaaaCCCTGCTATATATTATATAAATTAAGTAGGAAAGCTATGCGACAGTATTCTTGTCAGAGATGCACCATTTTTCTAGAAAGGAGAATAAACTTGCGCACTTATATTTCCATCAGTAAACAggtgataacatcaacaaaatagacttcatgtaaaACTATAATGGTTAACACATTGGCACTTTTTCACCATAGAGGACACacatatagaagcgagttatttataaatcacgctatctgttatcacctagatgaggatgggttctcctttgaatctggttcctctcaaggttcctCACATCCTCTCAGGGAGCCTTTCCTTGCCATCATCACTTCAGCCTTGCTCATTtgggataaatttataaattcaaAAGGTTTAACATTTATGTACAGAACTgaaagatttctgtaaagctgctttgtgaccatgtctattgttaaaagcgctatacaaaaacaaacaaacaaaattaaattaaaggtttaattaaaggtagactgcctttcagatttttcaagtttaggtcataaaaagaattttccccgacacccaattatttttgttcagtggaccaaaagttactgaatttgaatcacaggcttccaattttattcatttttttttaaatagcggctagagataatgagatgagaacaattaatgaatttagggccatgtggccctaaattctccactatttttttcctgattcaccatgacccaattcaagatactatgttatgcatcacgtggtgggctttcacacatttgcgcaaggcattgtgggatacaaatttgaaacaggagagaaaaatggaggacgtgagtgtgagaatgaaatgttaaagactgactacagtaacagaacacgagaagaaaagacgctatgttatatacgaaggaaaggaaacgcgggaccaaattaataaatatcagtggtcagcgagcacctcggtgtgatcagctgtttgtttagcgacagaatgatataactgtcagtacacggtcaaaggtaaacctatagatggcggtaatgcaacactgtggatgccagctgccgtaaaacccaaaagaagaaggaaaagaaggtggtaaacctgcgcatgcgcacatggacttcctctgtctgcttgactgcgcgaagtgagcgatttcatgcacattatttgctcgggaatcccctcaaattaaataacttcccatccacagaatggcctgtttttttaaatattacagaaataaacatttatcacaatgaccaaatttgagagggaactaaatttcactgatttcatGAAAtctaaaggccgtctcgctttaattgaATGAAATTAAGCAGAAAAATAGTCACCTCTGGAATCTACTGGGAAACAGATTATTTCTTCATACGTTGAGATTCCAATGTAAcaacatccttaaaaaaaatgtgAGCATTCAATTAGCAGCGAATCATTTAACGATATGGAAGGCTGTTTTGAAGGACACGGTGAGTCTTTAGCCAAGTGCTAAAGCTTCTACGCTCCTCACTATAGTGACCTTTATTACACAACAGGTCTGGTTTAGACTGGAAACAAGCAGACTCTCTCCATAGCTCGTGTATGTGTGGAACTGAAAAAGGTGatacaaaaatgtacaatttattgTCGAGTTTATATTGTCATGGGAGTTTATATCTCGTGATATTCTTGAGTTTCTCCATAAAGGATATTTACTGTGGCCATAACAGTGAACTACAGTTATTTGAATTTAATGAAAATTTATGGTCTAAGTTACAGAATTTGACAGTAACATTGCCCAGATATGAGCAAAGACCTTCATGGTCAGATTCCTGGAATACAGGCACGCACACTTTCTAACAGCCACATCATATTTCATCATCAGAGTGCCTACGGAGAAGTTCAAACGTGTTATTTTTCAACAAATATTGCAGGAAAGCAATTTCATGTTAGCCTGTAGATATCTGTTTTGCACAGAAGATTCAATTAGCAGCTAAAGTCTTGGTgaaggcttaaaaaaaaaagtggggtaAAAGGGCAAAAGCGCTGGACTCAATTCCAGCTGTTAAAATATTAAAACCGAGTGTAATCATGAATCCCAGatggggggaggggggcagtaggGAAACATTGAGAGTATTTCAAAGTACAGAGACTGTTCAAGAATTAAAGTGTgtaacagacagcgagagagagagagagagagagagagagagagaggagttgtgaatatcaaatcagataacttttatagggatgttctctcgcgctcactgtttctgatgtattcagcaaaattttccatctgctagttttgacgtTATGACTCacaggaggggcggcacggtggtgtagtggttagcgctgtcgcctcacagcaagaaggtcctgggttcaagccctgtggccggcgagggcctttctgtgcggagtttgcatgttctccccgtggccgcgtgggtttcctccgggtgctccggtttcccccacagtccaaagacatgcaggttaggttaactggtgactctaaattgaccgtaggtgtgaatgtgagtgtgaatggttgtctgtgtctatgtgtcagccctgtgatgacctggcgacttgtccagggtgtaccccgcctttcgcccgtagtcagctgggataggctccagcttgcctgcgaccctgtagaacaggataaagcggctagagaaaatgagatgagattcacaggagactctgaggtgagttttcagagctttacctacttatttttttttcaaatcaaactgattcatggaaataaataactattttagaatataactggagttgttttgatgaaaaatattgacaccttagtggtcggaatgagattttaaaaaacctgAAGTCAGAAACGAGTGTGTCAATTTGAATTCAGTTAACtgtaattgtttattggatgtggctcacacagttttttcgaggttcgccttgaaagctgtgaatattaattgaaataatcatcaTTTATACTTTTTTCATATAAaagacactagtaggccctacttttgagaaataccgtacaaaggcctacagagcacaaagatggTATTAGAAatcttttattgcttttttattttgatcGAGAATGGTCGGTGTGAATGACATTTAATGCTTATTTATGCtgattttataattaacactgatttctctttctttgtgatgtataaatgaagagttaagatcagctttacattgcacaaataaagccatttggtgaaactttgaaggaaAGTGAaccgatttaacattttttacctaattagaataattaatactaattaaacacCAATTTGCATAactggtttttactaatttttaaaactttgtattcagtatacaaccatctatatgctgccaatttccatgtatccatccattatctgtagccgcttatcttgtcctacagggtcgcaggcaagctggagcctatcccagctgactacgggcgaaaggcggggtacaccctggacaagtcgccaggtcatcacagggctgacacatagacacagacaaccattcacactcacattcacacctacggtcaatttagagtcaccagttaacctaaactgcatgtctttggactgtgggcgaaactcacgcggacacggggagagcatgcaaactccacacagaaaggcccttgccagccgctgggctcgaacccaggacctttttgctgtgaggcgacagtgctaaccactacaccaccgtgctgcctatttccatgtaaatatcttgaaaaatagaaaaagttcttaagaaaaaacatttgatctcattggttaatgaggcccattttggaccacgtgatcctcatacagaatattatggcagtttttgaaaaattaagccgttttttcaatctttgatttgtaatatctcaagaacggataaacgtattttaattctgtaacagacaatgagagagagagagagagagaggggatatgAACGAGTGGACCATTTTAACTCATGGTGTACAGTGACCACAACTGCAGCTCATATATGAAGCGTATATGATATTGGGAGTGTGGTTTGACTTTGCTCGAGTTGCTTTCCCAGCTGCAAGACGATCCAGTGTAATGTAACATGGCTCCTAGATTAGTAAGCTATTATTATCTTCCTTGATATACCCACTGCTCAGCACTGTGGAGAATTCTCATCTCCTAAAATACGCTTATCGCTCAACCTCCCTCAGTGCGAGTGTGTGTTCGGGGggagatgtgtgtgtgcgtgcgtgtgtgtttgtggacTGAGTGCATAGTACCCAAGGGAATGTAGGCATTAGAGTATAACTGCCCTACATTAACAATGATTCACAGTAAACCATTTGCAGGCTGGTACAAGCAGATGCTATTTCTAGGCATTGCTCAAGCAGAGTGGATCTCCGCATTAAGAGTACGTCCAAAAAGAGGAAGAATGAGGACTAGCTTGAAGAAATATATCatgcagggctttaaaaaaaaaaaagcagcgacacCTGTTAGTAAGTCTTAACATGGCACAGTGTTGCAGTTCAATCATGTTTCCAGGAGTGTAGCATGTACTTGAGTGATCAGCAATGGCATACCAATGGTCATGGAGTGACTCCTGCATCTGTCACTGAAGTATCATCAGACATAATCAGCATGCCAACAATGACACGCACGCAACCAGATATGTGCTAATCTCTGTGCGGCCATTTCAAAGGAGTCACAGACATCGATTTTAATGACCAGTGCAATTGTGTGATTCCACATTGGCTAAATGCCACACCCTCACTGACCTCTTTCATTGCTCATAGGTCACAcctttaaacccccccccccccttttaaaaACCTTTTCCTCTATAAATGGAAAGCAACTGCATTTGTGATTAATGTCTTTTGAGGAAGGGGTGGGCAATATGGCAAAAATATCTTATCATAAAAATAAACTTGCATCCATTTATTTCAAGTGAAAATGATGCACTCAGTACATAAATACACTTTCACCTCCAACCAGATGCTTGTTACTGGGAGTAATGGTTCAGTGAGTCAGTATGCCCGAAAAGTGTATTGTGCATTACATTTTATACCACAGTGGTGTTGAATGCCTCATTCTGGTTAATCAGaagttgttgattaattttctataacagcagctctgacagtagcgtaTGGTAAATCACGAGTTTGTATCCAGggagcgaggtattgtttttggtcgggtttgttttttgttcatgatattacgggaaaatggctggatcaatcttcatgaaaattTCACGATAGATgggctcaaatagaacctccaagtttttgggggtcatctggtcaaggtcaccacaaaggtcaaaatcgtttttgttgtggctacggcCTCAGATAGAGGCGTAcagccactacgtcatcatgctgtaagaatgtaacaatTGCACACTGCACATGCGGATAcacatgttccgattaaaatggccggtgagtgtatacaattcggttcaccattcgaaataaatggactaaagaaatcgctttcagacatgtttatgcttattacagagggaaagtgcgttctgcTGAGCTCTAGTGCCAGGCCATTtcagggaaataagagtttcggtcatggtgacagcatgtgtatgtcagcctcggttcagaggtttcagttttgaaaactgtaagaggtaagagtagaataatataaaagtacagacacttggtatattttacttctgtgattcttaaattgttcatttttggattatgcttcatttttgtggctactgcctcatagagtaaatatatatgctatatttaatgtatggacatggtatcagaaaactattttatttctaagcagtagccacatgtacccatagggtacctatttttttcacgatatcttccttcatattcatcataagtgctaccaggtgaggtttgttttgcctggtaacACTTGTTTTAATATGTTATTATTTCTATAGCAACAAATAATTCCCAGGGGCTTGTCCATGGCACTATTtttaggagatcatgagttcgaaTCCTGGACAATTCCACAGCCATTCATGGCCAGGAGCCAAGGAAGTACGTGGCCATGCACTCTAggtgggagggatggcatactctctatcccctgtcaatcacagtaacATGAGCCAACCGTGGGTATCTGcgagtatgtggaagagggcagtcaGCACGTTCCTCTATATATGTTACATTGCCCTCTgacacagcatgagcagcagtctgAAAAGATTCATTTAGCTGGTTTCACATGTCTCAGAGGAAGTATGTATTAGCCTTTATCCTCCCGGCTTGGCAGCTGTCATGTGATAGGGGAGAGCAGGATTGTGAGAAGGAATTGGCAGATGACCAAATTGGGGAGAAACAAAAGAGGCTAGCTTACAGGGGAtggaatttatttatatatatatatatatatatatatatatatatatatatatatatatatatatatatgatgctgatagccaacgaggtgcatagcaccgagctggctacaagccatgtacgctgaaattgagtggaataacttttattctatccacatttcactggattttaagaaacagagcatttttattttttgcaaattcgataaataaaaactttatgcaaaacttttggcaaaatcatttccacttagaatgtaaacaaaccggcgaaatgacagtagcaatttgtgaaaaatgtgatgattcttgaaaaaaaaagatgcattcttaccatcaaatacttttcttacatatttttttcttttctttgtatttgttggggttttgtttttgaatagagtttttattttgtcctcggttggttcagtaacacacatcaccattttcttttcttctttttttggcggttggcaaaccaactgaaaggtgcattaccaccactgactgggctggagtgtggaacaggagatattgggggggggggggggggggggggactattctTTTATTgatctatttctgtttcttttaaatacttgacaaagtgatatatctgactttatgcactccgccattttgtttttctctactcttgGTATATAaggtgatatcctagtagtagagtagccaatcagagtgtgtgattgctcatatccagtgaatgtggatagaataaaaataaattatatacatCTCAAAGTGTTTGGGGTGTGAAAACATATGTTCAACCTCAAAAGCAAGCACATTTGAAGGTCACTGACCTCCATTTGTGTTCTTCTGCAGACTTCAAGAGGAGATCCACCAGAAAGAAGAGGCTGAGAATAACCTCTCAGCTTTCAGAGCTGTAAGTCCCCACATCCTGTTATAACGAGATGAAATGTTCATCTCTTAAAACTTTCaaatttaatttttaaatgatTCATTTTTTTCATACTTTCATTGTAACTGCGCTTAAGCCATGTGGCTTTTCTGTAGGATGTTGATGCTGCCACTCTCGCCAGGCTGGACTTGGAGAGACGTATTGAGAGCCTTCAAGAGGAGATTGCCTTCCTCAAGAAGATCCATGAGGAGGTGCGTGTGCTTTTCAAATCATTCACTTCATCACAAATCTCATGTAGACATTAACAGACTATAAACAGTCTTGATCTGTTCTATTTCTGTCCAAATGTAAAATCACGTAATACTATATATAAAAGGAACCAAGTGTGCGCACGCCCCCATACCACACTTCCAAAGGTTAATGTCGTTCATGGTCTCTTCCTTTTTTTGTCTGACATTGAAGGGTAAAAATTtagctgtgtgtgtttgtttctgtgCTCTGACAGGGAAGGGGCAGTGAAATGCACTGGAACAGATGTATTTCTATAATTAAACCAGAGATTCACACACAGCTGCGACACAGCAGAGCAcgcacgcacaaaaaaaaaaaagtcacgtccCATGTTGTCTATTTGCACAGTGTAGTTTGATAGGACTAGTTTACATTAATCATCAATTAGCTTGTAATACTTGTTTTACTTATGTACTCATACTGCACTCATAAAAAGGTCAAATCTCcagcccttaaagtgcatatcacgggtaaattcaggagcaagatcaatgtaattctcctattttatattaaactttgagcaaatatcggtcacatttttcgtaatttttttttaccttgctcaataccagaaaaattcatttgaaatcaagccatttgaggtgaattggtccgcctctgaaaaaacttggcatttggatttcctgggaaacattgatttttgtgacgtcgcgtgcgggatgcctccttctgaatcctacgtcagcgctggtttgtttatgagaaaacgacctggtggttttctgcaaatttcttcaacattatcacataattattaaaatggttaacagatgtatcgtaggagggcgtagcaacaccaatcttgatgggattagtactcatcgttttccacatTGCACTCagttgacaattccatatttcagtgcaaaatcgctcgctgctaaacttggtctacacaggctgtgcactgaaaccgtgcaaagctctcgcagcctgctggcgcttccgcaggtgacgtcacgaatctggctccagactcccttgggatttttccagacgtgttttgttattttattttcttctgttgtagacagatggccttgtgcaaaattacccttctggattatatgcttatagattttttttttttacattgatcACATTATAGAAGTTACACTGGAATGCTGGATCATCATCATATTAAATGTCAGGAAGGTACAATGTTAAAGGTTAAAGACCGAGCTCTGCAGGTATCCCCCTGTGAAAACACTTAAAGCTGAAACATTATACCCCTTTTGCACAagctgacacagttccctgaggtcttaatgatatatctgtgacatgctttggtcaaaacacCACAAgcataaaacaccacagctctcTTCTCACCTTCTCTAAACAGCCTGGTTCCAAACGGCCGATTTGAGCGTCTgtttctttaaatgataatgagccactgctcatccCACCCTCCTCTACCgctggccaatcaggtagcactgtgctaatgaatattcattcacaagggCAGTTCTCAAGTAACGAGTGGA contains:
- the desma gene encoding desmin a, whose translation is MSKTYSSSAETASSYRRTFGSGLGSTMSSSLFGHGSSGSSRVSSRVYEVTKSASSSPLYSSLRSGASSFGYGGGAVTRSYAGVGEKLDFSLADAMNQDFLHTRTNEKAELQHLNDRFASYIEKVRFLEQQNQALAVEVERLRGREPTRIAEIYEEEMKDLRRQVDALTNQRARVEVERDNLVDDLQKLKLRLQEEIHQKEEAENNLSAFRADVDAATLARLDLERRIESLQEEIAFLKKIHEEEIRELQSQMQDTQVQIQMDMSKPDLTAALRDIRSQYEAIAAKNISEAEEWYKSKVSDLNQAVNKNNDALRQAKQETMEFRHQIQSYTCEIDSLKGTNESLIRQMREMEERTGREAAGYQDTIARLDAEIAKLKDDMARHLREYQDLLNVKMALDVEIATYRKLLEGEESRISLPPQSYSSLSFRSDARETSPEQFSQPRSSEIHSKKTVMIKTIETRDGEVISESTQHQQDVI